In Exiguobacterium acetylicum, the genomic stretch ATCAACACTATGCCGTCAATCTCCGGGCACCGTTGTTGCTCGCGACACGTTTTACGAAACGATTCGTTGAAGCACACCTAACGTCCGGTCGTATCATACAACTGACGTCCGGACAGGATCTCGGTCCGATGCCTGACGAGATTGCTTACGCTACGACAAAAGGTGCCTTGTCGACGTTTACGAAGACATACGCGGCAGCCGTGGCACCGCTTGGCATCACCGTCAATGCGGTCAATCCGGGTCCGACAGATTCGACCTGGATGGATGAAGCAACACGGACGGCGCTTAAACCTAGTTTTCCGTTCGGACGAATCGGTGCGCCGGAAGACGTCGCACGATTGATCCAATTCCTCGTCAGTCCTGACGGTGGCTGGGTGACAGGGCAAGTCATCCATTCCGAGGGTGGCTTTGAACGCTGAATATGTCGTATGTAAAAACATCCCTCTGACGTTAAAATCAGAAGGATGTTTTGTGTTATCGAAAGACTGGACCCGGTTCCGTCAAAAAATCGTTCCAGGCGGTTTGATGCAGTTCACTATAGAGTTTTGGCATTTGGTATCTTTCAAAAAAAGCAACATCGAGTGATTCATCGGCATCAATCGTCAATTGTCCCTCATTGATTCGGCAAACGAAAAAATGGACGATCGGTTGGGCGACATCCCCGTTTGGATACATCTCTTCGTATTTCGAATAGACACCACTCAAACGTTCGATCCTGACATGAAAACCGGTCTCTTCCAAAATCTCACGCTTTACGGCTTCAACGAGCGACTCTCCTAGTTCCAGTGCCCCGCCGGGAAAGCCCCATGCTTGTTGCTCCCGCCGTTTTTGAAGAAGAATGCGCCCCTCCTTGTCAAAGACAATCCCACCGGCAAAGTTCAACATCACTTTTTCCTGACCAACCTTACTGCGAAGAAAACGTATGTAGTCCATCTGTCGCTCCTTGAAGTTTGACGTGCTTCAGCCAGGCAATCAGTTGCTCGATCATGGTATCAGTCACGGTATGATTGACACCTGGAAAAACGTCTAATATGGTCGTTTGCGCCATACCTGCTTGTACAGCGGTTGCGTGATAGAACTGCTGGATCGATAGTGGAATGATATCATCGGCATCCCCGTGCAGGAGCAACCGTGGACGCTCATCCATCACACTGATTGGATCGAGCTTCCATGGTACATCTTCCTTTTTGATGGCAGGTCGCCCGTCGCGAACGCGGAATTGACGTTCCGCTTCAAGATAGGCACCGCCCCCATTGATCGCAACGAGTGCTTTAATCGGCTGACGCGACATAATTCCGTGGGCAATGAACCCACCCATCGAAACGCCGATCGCCATCACGTCTGAAACATGCCAGCCTGA encodes the following:
- a CDS encoding alpha/beta fold hydrolase, coding for MKLEFHVHSVRASRPIGAILLYHGWGGTAVSYLEFARQLSEEGYDVFIPELLRHDQRDPLDHPFDPEITMTYFWSIVEQSITEAAAIIEHSGWHVSDVMAIGVSMGGFIAHGIMSRQPIKALVAINGGGAYLEAERQFRVRDGRPAIKKEDVPWKLDPISVMDERPRLLLHGDADDIIPLSIQQFYHATAVQAGMAQTTILDVFPGVNHTVTDTMIEQLIAWLKHVKLQGATDGLHTFSSQ
- a CDS encoding SDR family oxidoreductase, which codes for MTKRPIAIVTGASQTRDIGAAICRQLASSGHDLVFTYFKATADWAASFTTELENQGARVLAIELDLGQANAADDLFDQVEDFGTPSILINNAAHSTMTDWRTLDAASLDQHYAVNLRAPLLLATRFTKRFVEAHLTSGRIIQLTSGQDLGPMPDEIAYATTKGALSTFTKTYAAAVAPLGITVNAVNPGPTDSTWMDEATRTALKPSFPFGRIGAPEDVARLIQFLVSPDGGWVTGQVIHSEGGFER
- a CDS encoding NUDIX hydrolase; protein product: MDYIRFLRSKVGQEKVMLNFAGGIVFDKEGRILLQKRREQQAWGFPGGALELGESLVEAVKREILEETGFHVRIERLSGVYSKYEEMYPNGDVAQPIVHFFVCRINEGQLTIDADESLDVAFFERYQMPKLYSELHQTAWNDFLTEPGPVFR